GTACTTGCAATAGCGGTGGCCGTAGCTCAACTGGTTAGAGCGCCTGGCTGTGAACCAGGAGGTCGGGGGTTCAAGTCCCCTCGGTCACCCCAGCTCTAAAAAGGGGAACATGAAACCCTGGGTCTGAATAAGACTCAGGGTTTCATTTATCTTTTTCGGTGTTCCCCTCTAGGTACAAACTGCCCCCCTTGATGGGACTCGGAACATCTCCGGACTCCCCACCGCGCTGCTCCTTGCGGCGTTTGACGATCGCCTCCTCGAGAAGATCGACCAGGATCGCAAGAGCATGGGCGGCCCGAATTTCGGAGGTCGGGGCATACTCGACCTCCAACCGAATAACCCTTTGCTTCTTTCTTCGACATGGAATGTCCTTTGTTTGCATCAGACTCTCCTCCTCGATTCAGTACCGTCTTTGCCGCAGGTCGGCATGTGGGGTGCACCATCGGAGAACGACCCGCCCCCGCAGGGGAAGCTGTGAAAAAATCCTCTGTCGGACGACAGCGGACTAGCGTCTGACTTGGCGTTTGTCTTGGAAGAACATCTCTACTGCGGGCGAGGCCAGCCCATGGGTGAAGAAAGCTTCGCGGAACCGGCGGTAATAGTCCGGATACCGGCCCAACCGATGAACGTCGTCGAAGAGTGCAAAACGAGAATGCGGGTAAGCGCCGCTGATCCACAGCCCCCTCTCCGGGCCGAAGACGGAATCCCGTGCGCCCGCGAAGACAAGGACTTCTCCAGCGAAGGTCGACCGGTCGAGCGAGATTGCCGGCGGCGTGATGACTCCGGCCGAACCCGCCTTGATGAAGTCATCCAATATTTCGAGGCACCACTCGTACATTAGATTGTCCTGACGCGGCGATCCGGAGGCATATCGTCCCAAGTCGGCGCCAAGGAGCTCGTACATGCGCACCTTGACGGCGTCCTCAGCGGGGAGCCTCATAAGGTGTCGCACCAGCATCCAATTCCGGCCAGGCGCCAGCGCGTAGTGGAACCGTCGCAGCCGCCCCCGGAAGGACTCCGCAACAAGGTCTTCGAGAAGGCTCCGAACCAGCTCCTGCCCGTCCAGGCGTTCCTGCGCCAGCCGCCCCAGCAAGAAGGCGAGAGCGGGAGCGTTGCCCCGACTGGCGACAATGCGCGAGAAGAGCTCCGCCGCACGCGGGTCCGACTCCGCCAGACCTCGCGAAAAGCTTGTTCCGTGCTTATACGCCAAATCCGGTGCACCGCTCGACTCGATCAGCGCGCGGCGCACGTTCCGTCCATACTTCGCCAGGTACTGCTGGACCAGGAAGCCTCCGCCCGATCCACCATAGAGGTCGATTTTTCCACCCGGTGGCAGCAATCCCTTCGCTTCCATGGCGCGTCGAACGGACTCGATGTCCTCCACCCGCTGCGCCGAGCCGTACAGGTTAATCGCCGCTGCGTAATTGAGGGCGCCGTCCTTTCTGTAGACTTCGGGCAGGAGCGTGGGCGCGTGGCCTCGGCTGCCAATGAGGACGTACGGCAGGTTCCCCAGTCTGTCGGTGAACCATTCCATGTCGGGTCGAGTATCGACCAACTCCTGCTGCCCATCGGTCAACACGAATACGACGTCGCGGGCAGGCGCGAACCGTGGGCTTAGGATGTAGAAGCCAGTAAAGGCGCCTTTAGTCGGGTCGTGGTGGTCCAACGGGAGTCGCAGGTAGCGATGTGTCCCGTCGGCCGGCATTTCGGGATACACCGCCCCGTCTGCAAGGCGCACCGTCGGCGGAGTGGAGAGCGCGACGTAGCGGCGGTAGAACATGACGCCGCACACAGTGAACGCGATTGTCAGGAGAACGGCCACACCACATGCATGTTTACTCACGTGTCTAGTATAGCTTTAGGCTGTTAGGAAATCGAATTACCGTTGTTCATTTAGTTGATATAAACGGCGAACCCGCTGGTGCTTTTCGGTGATCACCGCGGCACCCAGCGCTAAGCCCGGACGTATTGATTATGTCAGAAAAAGGAGCTATATTATCTGACGTAATGGCTAGACCTAAATCCGATAACAGCACGCCGCAACGGATTGAGCGGCGGGTGCGCCAAGCCCCCGCCGATACCGTGTTTTACGCGGGGCAATTCCTCGATCTCGATACGCGCGCGGCCGTGGACCAGGCGCTTTCCCGCCTCGCTCGAGTCGGCGCCCTGCGGCGGCTGGCCCGCGGGCTTTATCATCGGCCCCGGCGGCATCCTGTGCTGGGCGAGATCGCGCCGCCCGTCGAGGCCGTCGCCAAGGCGCTGGCCGCGCGCGACCGCGTGCGTTTGCAGCCGTTCGGCGGCTACGCGGCCAACTTGCTCCGCCTCTCCGCGCAGGTGCCTGCGCGCGTGGTCTTCCTGACCGACGGCAAGCCGCGCAAGATCCGTTTTGGACGGCAAGTCGTCGAACTGCGCCGCGCCTCGCCGCGTATGATGGCCGCCGCGGGACGGACGACCGGCCTAGTGATCGCGGGGTTGCGCTTCATCGGCAAGGCCAACATCTCCCCTGAGAGAGTGGCTCCTCTGCGCAGATTGCTCTCGCCGAAGGACCGCCGCCAACTGCTGGAGGACATCCTTCTTGCCCCGGCTTGGATGCATCCGTATTTCTGCCTGATCGCTGGAAAGGATAAGGCTTGATGAAGTCGCTCGCTTCGCTGCCCGCCAAAGAGCGGGCGCTCTACTGGCGGACCTATTCGGAGCGGAAAGGCGTGCCCGGCTTCATTGTGGAGAAAGATTTCTGGGTCTGCTGGCTTTTGGGGCGCGTTTTTTCGGCGCCGAAGCTCGGCGCGGATTGCGTCTTCAAAGGGGGCACGTCGCTTTCCAAGGTCTTTGGCGCGATCAATCGCTTCTCCGAGGACATCGATCTCGGTCTCAGCCCCGCATCACTGGGATGGAAGGAAGCCGAGCTCGAGGACGCGCCTTCCGTCGAGCAGCGCCGCAAACGCGTGAAGCGTCTCGAAGCCGACTGCGCCGAGGCGGTGCGTAGGCGATTCCTGCCCGAGCTGGAGGCGGCCGTTGGTTGAACTTCGAGTTCGACGCCGTGAACCGCTCGCCCATAACATAATTTTATTCCCCTACCCGCAAGCGGTTCCGCCGGGCTCCTACATCGCTCCAGTGGTGAAGATTGAGTTCGGCTCGCTGACGGACCAACGGCCTACGGGCAAGCATCCGATCAAGCCGCTCGTCGCGGAGATCGTGCCGGAAGCGTTCTTGGATTTCAGCGCCGAAGTCGTGGCGCTGGAAATCGAGCGCACGTTCTGGGAAAAAGCCACCATTTTGCATGCTGAATATCACCGGCCGCCGGCGCAGCCGCTGCGCGACCGCTTTGCGCGGCATTACTCCGACTTCGCGGCTTTGTGGCGGCTTCCCGCGGGACGAGCGATGGCGACCCGTCTCGATTTGCTGGAGCGGGTGCGCGCCCACAAGAGCAAGTTCTTCGGATCGAGTTGGGCGCACTATGATACGGCCGTGCCGGGAACGCTGCGGCTCATTCCAGGTGATGGGCGCCTGGCGGAGTTGCGCCGCGACTATGCGGCGATGGAGCCCATGTTCCTGTCGCCGTCGCCGCGTTTCGAGGACATGATCGACGCCTTGCGCGAGGCTGAACGGGCGATCAACGCGTGATCAGTTGCGCTCATTTAAAGTATCGGTCCAGCTCTCCGCTCAATCCAAGAAAGGCTCTGAGCTTGGGAAGGTTCCGCTTACCGGGCTTGCATTCGTTGTCCTGGTAGCGCCGGATGGTCTCGGTCGAGACCCCTATCGCCTTTGCGACCTCGTTCTGTAGCAATCCGTGCCGCGCGCGGAAGTTCTTCATCCAGCCGCCGAAGGTGTTCCTGGGATAGAGAAAATCGTAGGGGTCTCCCTTCGTTTCCGGGAATACCTCCCCAAGCCGGCCCTTTAGTTGCGGGATGATCTGGCTGATCGCGCCCGTGACTGAGGCCTGTGGTTTTGCTAAACTCCTCGATAGTCAGGCCCAAGCGCCGGCGAAGGTAACGCCCTTCGGAGACCCTGCTTTGTCCCTATTTTTAGGATAACTAACATGTGCCGAATAGCCGCAAAGAACTTCCTGTTACCCATGCTGGCCATGTTTGTCTCATCCCAACTTCCTGCGGCATTCGCGGAGGTTCCGGTTGACATGGTCGGTAGCTGGAAGGGGAGCGCCAATATCATTGTTGCCTGGTGCAAGCAGAAGGAGCTCCCCATTGAAATCGAGATATCTCTCGATGGGAATGTGTCCGGGAGAATCGGCGAGGCGGTTGTGGAAAACGGGCGGGTAAGCATGAATAACAGGATTCTCGTTTGGCTTGGAAACCCCAAGAATGTGATCTCCGCCGACTTAAAGGGAGCCGTTATTGGGGCGGAGGGCATCGTTAGAAAATCGATACAGCTTCTTGTAAACCTAAGCGACCAACGGCTAGTAGGGGGGTTTCATACTAGCGGCTCGAAATTCGGCGGGAAAGACGCCATGATGATGAGCGGCTCCGAACTGATCCTTCTCAGGCAGCGAGAGGACAGTCACCCATGAACCCAGCCGCATCCAAAGCAAGGACCTGCGCTGGTTGGCTGACGCTGGCTGCGATGGTCTCGCTGACCTGCTTCTGGGCGTTCTGGGGCATTAAGGAAACCTTCCACGAAGGGTGGTATTACGACAGCCTGCCCAAGAACATCGTCCTTTCGCTGGCTTACCTAGGTCCTATGTTTGCCTTCCTTTTCCTGGGTCTGCTGTCCGTCTTCTACCCGCGCATTACCAGCGCGGTCTGCCTGGCGGTCGGAATCGGCGCGCTCTTTTTCTTCCAAACACCGGCCGGACGCCAACTGATCGCCGCGCCCGTCATTGTGCTTTGCGCCGCTTGCTGGTTTGGCCGCATCGAAAATAAGCGCCCAGCCGCCATGCTCTGCGTACTTGCTCCGATGCTGGTTCTCGTCGCCTTTGGCCTCCCCGACGCCATCCGTGTGGCCCACCGCGTCAACGACGGGAACTTCGGCGCCAGACTCGTGGAAGGAAACGGAGTGCGCCTCATCTGGGCGCCCCAGGGTCCAGGCTGGCCGGCGAAAAGTGCCAGCTGGCGCGAAGCTCGTGAAATCTGCGCTCATCTCTCCGAAGATGGGCTGACCCTTTCCTCCCAAGAGCTCAACATTTGGCGCCTGCCGACCGTGGAGGAGGCGGTGCGCTCGCTGGTCAGGCACGGAGAGAACGCAGGCGGAGTCTGGAACCCGGAACTTAAGCGGGCATCCTACAGGGCCGCGCCGGATAAAGAGACCCCGCTCTGGAACCCGCATTCATCGGTGATCTACTGGTGGACCGCCACGGAAAGCGATGCGGACAGGGCATATTTCGTTGTCTACAACGGCGGTGTTTTCCCGCGAAAAAAATCTTTCAACACTGGCGGGGGTTACCAGTCGTTCCGAGCGGTGAAGAAGGAACCATCATGATTTGTGCTCCCCTAATGCCCGCAGCCCTCGCCTCCGTCTTTTTCGCTTTCCCAGGATTTTTGCATGCCTCCATGATGCCGCAGGAGGACGCCAAGGGTTCTCTCCCTTCTGCGGCGACAAGGCCAATCCGTCTGCCAGTGGAATTAGAGGCAGCGCGTGGAGAGGTTGCCGGGCTTGTCAATCAGGCGACGACCATGGTCGCGGAGTTCGCAAAGTCTCGGGGATGGGCCAAAGAAGCCGAGGTGTCGCAGTTCGATAGCGTTGAGATATTCTCCTCGCAAGATGCTCTCTGGCGGCGCATCGTCGAACTTGACAAGTTCCCTGCCGATACCAAGCTTCCCACGGATGGGCTGGCGGCGGCATTGGAATCGCGCATCTTGCTGGCTGTAGCTCCGCGAGAATATAAACGACTTCGTCCAGAATATGCCGCTCAGAAAGAAGCATGGGTCAGGCTGTTGGCTCACGAGCTCGTTCACCGGCTTCATGTCCAGATTCTTGGCGGCAACGACGATGCGATGGGGCCCGGGTGGTTCTTTGAGGGCTTTGCGGTTGTGGGCGCGGGACAGAGCTTGAAGCCCGCCATCAAATATACGACGGCGAAAGAGGCTCTCGATGGGGCTGCCACCAAGGGGCGAGGGGCCTATGCTCGATATGCCGCGGCAGTTCGGTTCTTCATGTCCAAGGTCCATTTGTCAGAGCTGCTCAAGAGAGCCGGGCAGGAGAATTTTGAAGATTGGTTGAAAACCCTATGAGTCGGCGACGGTCAGCCAGGTTCTAGTTTCGGACTCGAATCATCACTTTCTCCACTAGGTCCCGACAGGGCAAGATGGCTCTCCAGGCAGTCAGGCGTAGGCACTTGGCCAAGCGCGCGACCTCAGGTACGGTTGGCTCGTTTCTGGTCTTCAGGCATGCTTGAGGAAATTCTTCACGTCATCGTGGGCGCCAGCCAGCAGGAATCGAATCTCGTCCTCGCTCATTCCATAGACTACGCGGATTTTGAGACCGGCCCGGGCTTCCCAAAGGTCGTCGCGCAGGTGTTTGATGCCGAGCCCGCCGGACTTTGTCCCAGTCTCGTAGAGATCTATGACCTTGGAGACCGTGTCCTTGACCCCTTCTTTGACGGGCGAGTCGAGCTTGTTGAACAGGCGGAGAAAGGCTGGGGCGTAGTAGACCTGCACGGTCTAGAGGCTATTGAGGTAGCGCTTCGCGGCCGCGGAGGTCTTGAACTTCTTGCCACCCTTCGACCGTTTGATCCTGTCGAGCTTGCCCAACTCGGCATCGGTGTAGCCTGCCGTCTCGCGGACGATCGACACCGGGGCGAGTTCAACGTGCTTGCCGTCTAGGTAGAAGCCCACCAGATTGTGTTCCGCGTCGATCTTAAACATCTTGCGTATCGTGGCAGGGACAACGGTTTGCCCATTCTTCCCTACCGGAGAGACGGCGACAAGTTTACTCATGTCCAACCTACAATAATCATAGGATCCTAGAATAGGATATAAGGTAAATCGCCTCTTGTCAAGACATTAATTAAAGTCGTTCTAAATTTAAGGTAGCGCCTCTCCCCTTAATTGCGGAGGAGCTGACAGCTCGGTTTAACGCATTGTTTGATCCGCAGGCCGTAATCGGTAACGTACTTCGGCTTAGTGCCGGTGATGCAGATCCGGCCAATGAGCGTGGGCATGGGTCAAGGCCTCGTGGGAGTGCATGTGCGCGTGAGCGGTCGCGATTTTCGGCCCGTGCCCGTGGGAATGGTGTAGATCGTGGGTATGAATATGTTCGTGGCTAACGGCCTCATGAGAATGCTCATGTGCATGCGTCTCTCCGTAGAGCGAGCCAACGCCTACGAGCATGATCGCGGCGGCGACCCATTGCTGGGCCGAGAGGGTCTCGCGCAGCAACGGGATGGACAATAACGCCCCGAAGAACGGCGCTGCGGCGAAATACGCGCCCGTCCTGGCGGCTCCGATGGACCGCAACGAAACGATGAAGAGCGTCAAGCTCAGCCCATAGGAACCGGCACCGACCGCCATCGCGCCAGCCACTTGTCGGGCAGTGAAAATCCCTAAACCAAGGAAACACGCTATCAGCAAGTTGATCGTTCCGGAGACAAGGCCTTTGACCTGGGCCAAGACCGGCGCCGGAACAGCCTCGATGTCGCGAGTGAGGTTGTTATCTAACGCCCAAAGAATGCATGCCCCTGCGACAAGCAGCCCTGCCCAGGAGGTGCTGCCGAATTGAGCGCTTTGCGATGCGAGCACCCAACCGCCGGTAAGTATCAGGGCCTCTCCCACGATGATGCGCCCTCCCACATGCTCCCGAAAGACAATCCAGGCCAGAATGGTGGTGGCGACGGTCTCCAGGCTGAGAAGAAGGGACACTTCGGAAGCCGGAGCCAGCTTGATCCCATACAGGAGCAGGATTGGCGCGACCACGCCGCCGGCGGCGATGGATGCGATGAGTCTCA
This is a stretch of genomic DNA from Elusimicrobiota bacterium. It encodes these proteins:
- a CDS encoding helix-turn-helix transcriptional regulator; translation: MKNFRARHGLLQNEVAKAIGVSTETIRRYQDNECKPGKRNLPKLRAFLGLSGELDRYFK
- a CDS encoding DUF1566 domain-containing protein, encoding MNPAASKARTCAGWLTLAAMVSLTCFWAFWGIKETFHEGWYYDSLPKNIVLSLAYLGPMFAFLFLGLLSVFYPRITSAVCLAVGIGALFFFQTPAGRQLIAAPVIVLCAACWFGRIENKRPAAMLCVLAPMLVLVAFGLPDAIRVAHRVNDGNFGARLVEGNGVRLIWAPQGPGWPAKSASWREAREICAHLSEDGLTLSSQELNIWRLPTVEEAVRSLVRHGENAGGVWNPELKRASYRAAPDKETPLWNPHSSVIYWWTATESDADRAYFVVYNGGVFPRKKSFNTGGGYQSFRAVKKEPS
- a CDS encoding EamA family transporter — protein: MNSRATRPRGPLLAILSAALFGASPALSKLLIGEMSPVLVAGLLYLGSFLGLQAWSLVARQESFGALRRLKRPDVLRLIASIAAGGVVAPILLLYGIKLAPASEVSLLLSLETVATTILAWIVFREHVGGRIIVGEALILTGGWVLASQSAQFGSTSWAGLLVAGACILWALDNNLTRDIEAVPAPVLAQVKGLVSGTINLLIACFLGLGIFTARQVAGAMAVGAGSYGLSLTLFIVSLRSIGAARTGAYFAAAPFFGALLSIPLLRETLSAQQWVAAAIMLVGVGSLYGETHAHEHSHEAVSHEHIHTHDLHHSHGHGPKIATAHAHMHSHEALTHAHAHWPDLHHRH